The genomic segment tttctaATGATTTTTAAAAGCCTGGACAAATAATAGGGTCTGACCGCAGCTTATTTTTAGAATCACATGAcctatgtatatatgttttggcCTTTTCTAAAGCCAAAGTATCTATAAGATTCTAAATGTAAGGTCATTTGAATCCAGATAATCAATGAATTTAGGTTCATCAAAAGGTGGGCAATTGTATAGCAAACATGCTTTCTCTACTCAATATTAAGTTAGCTAGAAGATTGAATTGTATAACTTTGTCCAGAAAGCAATACAATTGGAGATCAATCTAGACCAAGAGATTACATGGTATTTCTTAAAATATTCTACATTCCATGGCAGCTGCTCCATACCACCAATGCAGGCAGTAACTCCACACTGGGGCAGAGGGAGGGGCGGGCCCCTCGGTCACATCTGTCTCACTCCCTCTCAAACTTCCAGAGCATTTGCATagttttcaatattttatttacGGTAATTTAAAGACATATTTTTTAGGGCCATGTAATATCAAAATTCAGAATCGATCATTCGAAAATTATTACTTCCTTATCCAAACAATAAAGATAGATAATGCAACTTCTCTAGTGTATATTGGATTGATAATTGTAGACTTACATGAATTGAAATGTCGGGCTTCTGATAAACGGCAAAATATGATGGATGGAGtaagatttttggatgaaggCAATGTGTAAGGAGTAAAATTTTTGGATGAAGGCAATGTGTAAAGAGTAAAATTTTTGGATGAAGGTAATGTGTGAAAAAATAGGATCGCCAACAAAAGTTAGAATTGATCTCTTTAGTCCGGTTGTTTATGTTCAATTGATGTGCCCCACTAAAACCCCCACTTTGGTCTCCTTTTGAGCTTGTTTGCAGATACATATGCTGTTATAATACTGGATTTTTGGTGCGTTTCATTCAAAActttttccttattttataaatgatattataattttttttccaggAGCTAGTATTGAGGGATAATCAGCTGAAGCAAATACCAGATGTTAGCATATTCAAAAAGCTCCTGGTCTTTGATGTTTCGTTTAACGAGATCTCGACGCTTAATGGATTGTCCAGAGTCTCGAACACACTCAAAGAACTTTATGTTTCTAAAAATGAAGTTACTAAGATGGATGAGATTGAGCACTTCCATGAGCTGCAAATTCTTGAGCTTGGATCCAACAAATTACGGGTTAGGTCATCttctttaaaataataaattcaattagCCATCCTAATGCAAAAATCATGTAGGAAAATCAAAATATCGATGATGTTTAGCTAAAGCTTTTATCGAACAACTTGGACTAGATATCTCATAAGACGGTAAATTACAGGCTCTCTTAAAACTTTTTACCTAGTTTCCAATCCCCTCCAACAGCGTATTAGATGTTTTAAGTAAAGCATAAAATCCTCTAAATCATAAAGTTTGTGAAATTAATATAGGAAATGAGGATTTATATGACAAGATTAATTCACCTTTCTTTCGTAAATAGATGTTTTTGCTTGAATTCCAAACAAACATGCTTTGGAGTTAAGTCAAGTTGGTTCAAGTATCTGAACTTTAAAATCCTCAGCAATCCAAACTTTCTTGCAGCAATTTGCAAATTATTTGGCTTTTCTATATGAACAGTCAGTCTTACATGGATCCATACCTTATGGGTATTCTCTACCTAGGCATTGTTAAAttagtttttgaaaattttctagCTGTTTTTGACCTGTGTTTAATTTTCAGGTAATGGAGAATTTACAAAACTTATCTACTTTGCAAGAGCTTTGGCTAGGGCGCAATCGAATTCGTGCAATCAATCTATGTGGGTTAAAATGCATTAAGAAGCTTAGCCTTCAGAGTAATCGATTAACTTCGATCACAGGACTTGAGGTTGCTTTTATTAGCTTTATATGATGTAATGGTTGAAGAATTGCTGTTTCTAATATGAAATCCTACCTAAATTCCTCTCCCTAATTAATGACACGGCATTTAGTATTTTATCTCTTGATTTTCTATGATGTCTAGGAATGTGTTGCACTTGAAGAATTATACTTGAGCCATAATGGTATTTCAAAAATGGAAGGCCTGTCAACTCTATCGAACCTTCGAGTCTTGGACCTGTCATCAAATAAGCTTACAGAAATTAATGATATCGAGAACTTGGCAAAGTACGAA from the Primulina eburnea isolate SZY01 chromosome 3, ASM2296580v1, whole genome shotgun sequence genome contains:
- the LOC140825921 gene encoding LOW QUALITY PROTEIN: protein phosphatase 1 regulatory inhibitor subunit PPP1R7 homolog (The sequence of the model RefSeq protein was modified relative to this genomic sequence to represent the inferred CDS: deleted 1 base in 1 codon), with amino-acid sequence MESWNLPPDEISDDGDDSPSNNLVLDLTSCQLRDLDSVVLPPSLTELDLTANRLSSLDPRISNLSSLQKLSLRQNLFNDDGVRPLSTWYSISGLQELVLRDNQLKQIPDVSIFKKLLVFDVSFNEISTLNGLSRVSNTLKELYVSKNEVTKMDEIEHFHELQILELGSNKLRVMENLQNLSTLQELWLGRNRIRAINLCGLKCIKKLSLQSNRLTSITGLEECVALEELYLSHNGISKMEGLSTLSNLRVLDLSSNKLTEINDIENLAKLEDLWLNDNQITSLNDIAVAIGGAKDNLTTIYLERNPCANSADYISALRHAFPNIQQLDSQMFA